The Eleutherodactylus coqui strain aEleCoq1 chromosome 13, aEleCoq1.hap1, whole genome shotgun sequence genome includes a window with the following:
- the LOC136587340 gene encoding protein kinase C theta type-like, which yields MSIDGKFDERTHVIGTPETPFDQIQSVQINNGIVLLPTTSDICLDEPDQSDEERSGTVPLSLESFTFHQTLGAGAFGKVYLARDLIRKECVAIKASTKRNLTWTRSNYIERHVLKLSHESLYLIHGLAAFHTLSCVYFVMELANGGHLDHFIFNNFALDTTTIKFITAEVICGTEFLHKKGIIHRDLKPENILLTADGHVKITDFGIAVVVSGNKKTKFRCRGTPGYAAPEMVMDKEHGRGVDYFAIGVILYKLCTSTRPFPGYRISDIQHAVIHHTPRYPRSLNRVTRNILKGLLCKNQFKRLGVKVDVRKHPFFDGTNWEDVEARRVAPPAIMIADSVDLNINRTLDYAERPNRRITVDPKIFKRFSFVCPEWSRHYHPVIMKTTA from the exons ATGTCTATTGATGGCAAATTTgacgagag GACACATGTGATTGGTACACCGGAGACCCCATTTgaccagatccagagtgtccAAATTAATAACGGGATTGTGTTATtacccaccacaagtgatatctgtttggatGAACCTGACCAGTCTGACGAGGAAAGATCTGGCACAGTACCCCTATCACTAGAGTCCTTCACTTTCCATCAGACGCTGGGAGCAGGTGCCTTTGGAAAAGTCTACCTGGCAAGAGATCTTATCCGAAAGGAATGTGTTGCCATTAAGGCTTCAACCAAACGGAATCTAACATGGACCAGGtccaattacatagagcgccatgTCCTAAAACTGTCCCATGAGAGTCTTTACCTCATTCACGGCCTGGCCGCCTTCCACACGCTAAGCTGTGTGTATTTTGTGATGGAATTGGCCAATGGAGGGCACCtcgatcattttatatttaataactttgctcttgataccaccacaataaaattcatcacagcagaagtgatctgcggcacagagttcttgcataagaaaggcattatacatcgggacctgaagccAGAAAACATTCTTCTGACCGCAGACGGCCATGTCAAAATAACTGACTTTGGCATTGCTGTAGTAGTGAGTGGAAATAAGAAGACCAAATttaggtgtagaggtacacctggatATGCGGCCCCAGAAATGGTGATGGACAAGGAACATGGACGTGGGGTTGATTATTTCGCTATTGGCGTCATTCTGTACAAACTATGTACAAGTacaagaccttttcctggatatcgtatcagcgaTATTCAGCATGCTGTCATCCATCATACTCCACGCTACCCAAGGTCTCTGAATCGAGTCACACGGAACATCTTAAAAGGACTGCTGTGCAAAAATCAGTTCAAGCGGCTAGGAGTGAAAGTAGATGTCAGAAAGCATCCATTTTTTGATGGCACAaattgggaagatgtggaagccagGAGAGTGGCACCACCAGCAATAATGATAGCAGATTCTGTTGACCTGAATATTAACCGAACACTGGACTATGCTGAACGGCCAAACAGAAGAATTACTGTAGACCCAAAGATCTTCAAAAGATTCAGCTTTGTATGTCCAGAATGGTCACGCCACTATCATCCAGTCATCATGAAGACCACAGCTTAA